In the genome of Aspergillus luchuensis IFO 4308 DNA, chromosome 2, nearly complete sequence, one region contains:
- a CDS encoding DUF3431 domain-containing protein (COG:S;~EggNog:ENOG410PV22;~InterPro:IPR021838;~PFAM:PF11913;~SECRETED:SignalP(1-24)), whose product MRRPSRFQLCICLLFLIILILLESHLTDLCDQYRAQEYIVDWFSLERTSQVTISSPGQTGDKVIVAAKLQEEQTEWIEQELPDWQRAIYIVNPSREVADDARQFTTPLNKGHESMAYLTYLIDHYDRLPSTIAFIHSHRSGFLRAWHVDAPLHDNAWSMRALQLNFVQQNGYVNLRCNLNPGCKAIYHHVTRDIFTEIFEGTSTPPLNGTDLALGSDKRAMQIPDTVAAACCAQFAVSREQVLQRPREDYIKIRQWIILTPLDDAHSGRVMEYLWHIIFGKEAV is encoded by the exons ATGCGAAGGCCGTCGCGCTTTCAACTCTGCATTTGTTTATTATTTCTCATTATATTGATACTCTTGGAAAGCCACCTCACGGATCTTTGCGACCAGTATCGTGCACAAGAGTACATAGTTGATTGGTTCAGTCTTGAGCGGACCAGCCAAGTGACAATATCTTCTCCAGGTCAGACTGGCGACAAGGTGATCGTGGCTGCGAAGCTACAGGAGGAGCAGACAGAATGGATTGAGCAAGAACTACCCGA CTGGCAACGAGCTATCTACATCGTCAACCCATCACGAGAAGTTGCAGATGATGCCCGACAATTTACAACACCCCTTAACAAGGGCCATGAATCCATGGCTTACCTAACATACCTTATTGATCACTATGATAGACTCCCTTCCACCATTGCATTTATCCATTCGCATCGCTCGGGCTTTCTTCGAGCTTGGCATGTCGATGCACCTCTGCATGATAATGCATGGTCCATGAGAGCCCTACAGCTGAACTTTGTCCAGCAGAATGGCTATGTCAATCTACGATGTAACTTGAACCCAGGGTGCAAGGCCATATACCATCACGTAACACGTGATATCTTCACGGAAATTTTTGAAGGCACCAGCACACCCCCACTGAACGGGACTGATCTTGCGCTCGGAAGTGACAAACGCGCCATGCAAATCCCTGACACGGTTGCGGCAGCATGTTGTGCGCAGTTTGCAGTATCTCGAGAGCAGGTGCTTCAGCGACCACGCGAAGACTATATCAAGATACGGCAGTGGATTATCCTCACGCCGCTGGATGATGCTCACAGTGGGAGGGTTATGGAATATCTTTGGCATATCAT
- a CDS encoding Zn(II)2Cys6 transcription factor (COG:S;~EggNog:ENOG410Q1MH;~InterPro:IPR036864,IPR007219,IPR001138;~PFAM:PF00172;~go_function: GO:0000981 - DNA-binding transcription factor activity, RNA polymerase II-specific [Evidence IEA];~go_function: GO:0003677 - DNA binding [Evidence IEA];~go_function: GO:0008270 - zinc ion binding [Evidence IEA];~go_process: GO:0006351 - transcription, DNA-templated [Evidence IEA];~go_process: GO:0006355 - regulation of transcription, DNA-templated [Evidence IEA]), which yields MANQIAMERSACDLCHTRKVKCDRLDPCMNCVDARAECRRTRPRRSMRPRVSRIAGLSERLSTLEHVVSYPSSAAATSSRSYARSQAWESNSARTDQPISSSVPETVIWNLNSVKRETPCQRVSESPAVSEDTPIHQVSEARRSIQQELQNSNHLSPQRRTVLENALLLVNKITASSTEPKVFSGNPRCADDHDAFVREEFSLELYLMMSMDISHQHSAQRHFYWPDHISIRCLEHMSLSLAEGKLDRQTSLHYQVCVYTKALFFLARVPQQRLGPRLRTHIKKTQERYASAALRALDQINFVGTYSITLVQALLSAALLHQMQGYPTRGWTLTAFASQILVAMNYHTIRDDTPVRCQEDQDARFCLFSCFYLDKMLSMLLLRPPSLPRLKLNPASLIPMESGALSLIVKTMVELAQIQEAAMDVVHRNHGLSDISDVDTTLDAAIQNLASLRGVIDERCRDSSSALQVEWIATEFRYHAIMATLLHLSPRVQAQPQAREECLEQARHAFQALRRIHKLLNEDDSFVGTYSMFLSGTVLSYPMTPFYLLFCNVVGTSNTEDYQLMHETTRGLHHFIDTNPPISKLYHLFTTFLNLCSPLMQGDGSVNSMAMPLDETNLTTMPSSSEAEVSIPQVDADNYIYDSATRSGIVDDGAINPNMVSNWNNAQMWELFGVQPSLEWVDSEVSHVIPERYQ from the exons ATGGCCAACCAGATCGCAATGGAAAGATCAGCT TGTGATCTGTGTCACACAAGAAAG GTGAAATGCGATCGGCTGGACCCTTGTATGAATTGCGTGGATGCTCGTGCGGAATGCCGACGAACCCGACCCAGACGCAGCATGCGTCCCAGGGTTTCCCG AATTGCCGGACTGTCGGAGAGGCTATCGACTCTTGAGCATGTTGTTTCCTACCCTTCAAGTGCTGCAGCCACCTCTTCACGGAGCTATGCTCGATCCCAAGCTTGGGAATCAAATAGTGCCAGAACAGATCAGCCCATATCGTCTAGTGTTCCAGAAACTGTTATCTGGAATCTGAATTCCGTGAAAAGGGAGACTCCTTGTCAGAGGGTCTCCGAGTCTCCAGCTGTGAGCGAGGACACGCCTATTCACCAAGTCAGCGAGGCACGACGGTCAATCCAACAGGAATTGCAAAATAGCAATCATCTATCTCCCCAGAGGCGTACGGTTCTGGAGAACGCCTTATTGCTGGTCAACAAGATAACCGCATCTTCCACAGAGCCTAAGGTTTTCAGTGGGAACCCGAGATGTGCAGACGACCATGACGCATTTGTCCGGGAAGAGTTCTCTTTAGAATTGTACCTTATGATGTCTATGG ATATATCACATCAGCACTCCGCTCAGAGACACTTCTACTGGCCCGACCATATATCGATCAGATGCCTAGAGCACATGAGCCTCTCGCTTGCAGAGGGCAAACTAGATCGGCAGACATCTCTGCATTATCAGGTTTGCGTTTACACCAAAGCACTGTTCTTTCTCGCCCGCGTACCGCAGCAGCGCTTGGGCCCGCGGCTCCGCACACACATCAAAAAGACCCAAGAGCGATACGCGTCCGCGGCTTTGCGGGCATTGGATCAGATAAATTTTGTTGGTACATATTCTATCACTCTGGTTCAGGCCTTACTATCGGCC GCACTCCTGCACCAAATGCAGGGATATCCAACACGAGGCTGGACTCTCACGGCGTTCGCTTCGCAAATACTTGTTGCCATGAACTATCATACAATCAGAGACGATACTCCAGTTCGTTGTCAAGAGGATCAAGATGCTCGTTTCtgtcttttttcttgcttctacCTTGACAAAATGCTGAgcatgctgctgcttcgcCCTCCTTCATTGCCAAGGCTGAAACTCAACCCAGCGTCATTAATTCCGATGGAAAGTGGCGCTCTCAGCCTGATTGTCAAAACAATGGTTGAGCTTGCTCAGATTCAAGAAGCTGCAATGGATGTAGTCCATAGGAATCATGGCCTCAGTGATATCAGCGACGTGGACACAACCCTTGACGCAGCCATACAAAATCTCGCTTCTTTGCGAGGCGTGATTGACGAG CGATGCCGTGATTCTAGTTCTGCTTTACAGGTGGAATGGATTGCAACTGAGTTCCGATATCATGCCATTATGGCAACATTACTACACCTTAGCCCTAGGGTGCAAGCTCAACCTCAGGCTCGCGAAGAATGCCTAGAACAAGCCCGCCACGCCTTCCAGGCCTTGAGACGAATACACAAATTACTCAACGAGGATGATAGCTTTGTCGGTACCTATTCAATGTTTTTATCAGG GACCGTGCTTTCCTATCCCATGACTCCATTTTACCTCTTGTTCTGCAATGTGGTCGGAACCTCTAATACGGAAGACTACCAACTTATGCATGAAACTACCAGAGGGCTGCATCACTTTATAGACACCAATCCTCCTATCTCCAAGCTATACCACTTGTTTACCACGTTTCTCAACTTATGCAGTCCGCTTATGCAAGGAGACGGCAGCGTTAACTCGATGGCTATGCCACTGGACGAGACTAACTTGACTACGATGCCATCGAGTTCCGAAGCGGAAGTAAGTATTCCGCAGGTTGATGCTGATAATTACATATATGATAGCGCAACTCGCAGTGGTATTGTCGATGACGGGGCCATAAATCCAAATATGGTATCCAACTGGAACAACGCGCAGATGTGGGAGTTATTCGGCGTCCAGCCTTCCCTTGAGTGGGTAGATTCTGAGGTTTCTCACGTCATACCGGAACGCTACCAATAG